The following DNA comes from Phytohabitans rumicis.
TGGTGGCTTGTAGGTAGCCGACGGCGGAGGTCATGTCTTGGATGCCGAGGAATTCGAGCATGTCCGGGGGCAGGGCGTCGTTCTTGAGTTCGGCGGCGCCTTGGAATTGGGGGTAGAAGGCGGTGTAGAGGGTGGTGAACGCGGCGATCCCGGCCGACCAGCCGATGATGGCGCGCCGGTCGTCGCGCCAGGTTTTGACCACGAGTGCGGGCAGCATCAGCGGGCTCCTTCGGCCTGAACATCGGTGGGCTGGTGGTAGTAGTAGGACAGGAACGTTTCTTCCAGGTCGGGTTCTGCCGATAGCAGGTCGATGACCTCGTGCCGGGCGGCGGCTTTGATCAGTGGGCTGAGCCGGCCGTCGACGGTGCAGCGCAGGATCGGCCCGGACACCACGACATCACTAACGCCGGGCAGGCTGGCGAATTCTTCGCCGGTGACGGGGTCGTCGAAGTGGATTTCGACGGTGCGGGTCGCGCGTCGGCCCAACGATTCGACGCGTTCGACAGCGGCCAGGCGGCCGTCGCGGACGATCGCGACCCGGTCGGCGACCTGTTGGACTTCGGCCAGGACGTGGGAGGACATGAACACGGTCTGCCCGTCGGTACGGGCATCTGCGACCATGGCCAGGAACTCTTGCTGCATCAGCGGGTCCAGACCACTGGTCGGCTCGTCCAGAATGAGTAGCGCGGGCTGGTGCATGAACGCTTGGACGAGGCCGACTTTCTGTTTGTTGCCTTTGGACATGGTGCGGATCGATCGGGACAGGTCGAGTTCGAGGCGGTCGGCGAGAGTGGTGACCTGGTTCCAGGCGACGCCGCCTCGGGCGGCGGCGAAGAACCGCAGCAGGTCTTCGGCTTTGTCCCGGCCGGGGAAGGCGAGTTCGCCGGGCAGGTAGCCGATCTGCCGGTGCAGCAGGGCTTTGTCCCGGCGCGGGTCCAGGCCGAGCACGGTGGCGTGGCCGCGGGTGGGGCGTAGGAAGTCCAGCAGCAGCCGGATGGTGGTGGTCTTGCCGGCCCCGTTCGGGCCCAGGAAACCCAACACTTGTCCGGCGTGGACGTCGAGGGTCAGTCCTTCGACGCCGCGCCGGTCGCCGTAGAACTTGGTCAAGTCCTCGGCGTGGATGGCGATGTCACTGCTCATGCCCCACATCGTCAAATCCCTTCATGGCTGGCTTCCAGAGCGGCGTCCGGCCGACATTGACGCCAGCGGCCTTCCGGATCCCGGCAAACCCGCAGCGTGCGGCGGCTGTCATGTGGACAGCAGCATGGGCAGGGTCAGTACGTAGGCGGCCAGCAGCGCCGCCCCTTCGAAGCGGTTGAGGGTCAGGCCGCGGCGTAGCAGCGCCCAGGCCAGCCCGCTGGTCAGGATCATCGCCACCAGCAGCGCGACCCCCGCCTGGGCCGGGGCGTCGCCGGAGGCGAGC
Coding sequences within:
- a CDS encoding ABC transporter ATP-binding protein, whose amino-acid sequence is MSSDIAIHAEDLTKFYGDRRGVEGLTLDVHAGQVLGFLGPNGAGKTTTIRLLLDFLRPTRGHATVLGLDPRRDKALLHRQIGYLPGELAFPGRDKAEDLLRFFAAARGGVAWNQVTTLADRLELDLSRSIRTMSKGNKQKVGLVQAFMHQPALLILDEPTSGLDPLMQQEFLAMVADARTDGQTVFMSSHVLAEVQQVADRVAIVRDGRLAAVERVESLGRRATRTVEIHFDDPVTGEEFASLPGVSDVVVSGPILRCTVDGRLSPLIKAAARHEVIDLLSAEPDLEETFLSYYYHQPTDVQAEGAR